The following are encoded in a window of Roseimaritima ulvae genomic DNA:
- a CDS encoding SMC-Scp complex subunit ScpB — protein sequence MSEDQQPLPDDSHQDTPDQPEGFDQPEEFDQPEEFDQPEQDGPSEQDEQDEHWEGVSLEELGAAYAKVLADAEGVPLDEPETGPPEETPPAEDEQPELEAEADGPVTIEGIIEAALFVGHPENQRLTAKQIAGMIRDVSPNEVEETVAALNASYAKAGQAIRIVHDNGGLQMVLAPELETVRRAFYGKVREAHLSLGAVEVLALVAYQPGISAQKVQDQRGKDSGPLLNQMVRRRLLRMERVKPEGGGRATATYYPTERFLHLFQLSSLEDLPHVEEEGTVNQL from the coding sequence ATGAGCGAAGACCAGCAGCCCCTGCCGGACGACAGCCACCAAGATACGCCCGATCAGCCGGAGGGATTCGATCAGCCTGAGGAGTTCGATCAGCCTGAGGAGTTCGATCAGCCCGAGCAAGACGGGCCGTCCGAGCAGGACGAACAGGACGAACACTGGGAAGGGGTGTCGCTGGAGGAGCTGGGCGCCGCCTATGCGAAAGTGCTGGCCGATGCGGAAGGTGTGCCGCTAGATGAACCCGAGACTGGCCCGCCCGAAGAGACGCCGCCGGCTGAAGACGAGCAGCCGGAGCTGGAAGCCGAAGCCGATGGTCCGGTCACGATCGAAGGCATCATCGAAGCGGCGTTGTTTGTCGGGCATCCCGAAAACCAGCGACTGACCGCCAAACAGATCGCCGGCATGATCCGCGATGTGTCACCCAACGAGGTTGAAGAAACCGTCGCCGCTCTCAACGCCTCGTATGCCAAAGCCGGCCAGGCGATTCGCATCGTCCATGACAACGGCGGCTTGCAGATGGTGTTAGCGCCGGAGCTGGAGACGGTCCGCCGAGCCTTTTACGGAAAAGTCCGCGAGGCCCATCTGTCGCTTGGAGCCGTCGAAGTCTTGGCCCTGGTGGCCTATCAGCCAGGGATTTCCGCACAAAAGGTTCAAGATCAACGCGGCAAAGACAGCGGCCCGCTACTGAACCAGATGGTCCGCAGGCGATTGTTGCGGATGGAACGAGTCAAGCCGGAGGGGGGTGGTCGAGCCACCGCTACGTATTACCCCACCGAACGTTTTTTGCATCTGTTCCAATTAAGCAGTCTTGAGGACCTGCCCCATGTCGAAGAAGAAGGTACCGTCAATCAGCTGTGA
- the metK gene encoding methionine adenosyltransferase, whose product MSEKQRYLFTSESVSMGHPDKLADRISDGILDALLSQDPHSRVACETMVTTGVAIVAGEISSKAQVNYSQIVRDVINDVGYTDDQMGICGDTCAVMVSLDAQSPDIAQGVDAGENKDVGAGDQGLMFGFACKDTPELMPLPIALSHRIINRITEARKNNEVSWLRPDSKAQVTVEYDGFTPVRVDTVVVSTQHGPEVDNETIREFVINKVIKPSLPAELVQTEPTYHINPTGKFVIGGPHGDCGLTGRKIIVDTYGGWGRHGGGAFSGKDSTKVDRSAAYMARYIAKNIVAAGLAERCEVQLAYAIGVSEPVSVHVDTQGSGTIDDSRLCELVREHFPLTPAGIIDHLQLRRPIFQATSAGGHFGRSEPEFSWEQTDKADALAEAAGKAAQAV is encoded by the coding sequence GTGTCCGAAAAACAACGTTATTTATTTACCAGCGAATCGGTCAGCATGGGCCACCCCGACAAATTGGCCGACCGCATCAGTGATGGGATCCTCGATGCCCTGCTATCTCAAGACCCCCACAGCCGCGTGGCCTGCGAGACGATGGTCACCACCGGGGTCGCAATCGTCGCCGGCGAAATCAGCAGCAAGGCTCAGGTTAACTACTCGCAGATCGTTCGCGACGTGATCAACGATGTCGGTTACACCGATGACCAAATGGGGATCTGCGGCGACACCTGTGCCGTGATGGTCAGCCTGGACGCGCAGAGCCCGGATATCGCTCAGGGCGTCGATGCTGGCGAAAACAAAGACGTCGGCGCCGGGGACCAGGGACTGATGTTTGGCTTCGCCTGCAAGGACACGCCCGAACTGATGCCGCTGCCGATCGCGTTGTCGCACCGCATCATCAACCGCATCACCGAAGCCCGTAAGAACAACGAAGTCAGCTGGTTGCGGCCCGACAGCAAAGCCCAGGTGACAGTGGAATACGACGGCTTCACGCCGGTCCGCGTCGACACCGTGGTGGTCAGCACCCAGCACGGTCCCGAAGTCGACAACGAGACGATCCGCGAGTTTGTGATCAACAAAGTGATCAAGCCTTCGCTGCCGGCCGAATTGGTTCAAACCGAGCCGACCTACCACATCAATCCCACGGGGAAATTTGTCATCGGCGGCCCCCACGGGGACTGCGGCCTGACCGGTCGCAAGATCATCGTCGACACCTACGGCGGTTGGGGCCGTCACGGCGGGGGAGCGTTCAGCGGTAAAGACAGCACCAAAGTCGACCGCAGTGCCGCCTACATGGCGCGTTACATCGCCAAGAACATCGTCGCCGCCGGCCTGGCCGAACGCTGCGAAGTCCAGCTGGCCTACGCCATCGGCGTCTCCGAACCGGTCAGCGTGCACGTCGATACGCAGGGCAGCGGAACCATCGACGACAGCCGTCTGTGCGAACTGGTCCGCGAACATTTCCCGCTGACGCCGGCCGGCATCATCGATCACCTGCAACTGCGTCGCCCGATCTTCCAAGCGACCTCGGCCGGAGGACACTTTGGCCGTTCGGAACCCGAGTTTTCTTGGGAACAAACCGACAAAGCGGACGCCTTGGCCGAAGCCGCCGGCAAAGCCGCTCAAGCGGTCTAG
- a CDS encoding sulfatase family protein, whose product MRFLFAVMLLAGGAVSAADRPNILWLTCEDNNVNWIGCYGNPHADTPNIDALAAQGVQYMHCYANAPVCAPSRSTWITGVHALSMGTHPMRSRYPIPHDQIKYYPDLLKQAGYYVGNAKKTDYNIGGRKDGEAWDTNKLDWKTLKQQQPFFMVVNNTKSHESKAFGDVEHTTHSPNDVRLAKYHPDVPDIRKNYAHYHDQIKKMDADIGKALAELEASGMAENTIVIHNSDHGGVLPRSKRFLFNSGTHCPLIIRFPEKYKHLSPAESGTQVDDLVSFIDMTKTWLNICGAETPTYLQGKVFLGPDKETRDYHVSFRARMDERCDNVRAIRDRKFLYIRNYMPYAPWGQHLNYLWNMRATQAWENQYREGKTDPITGRFFGTKPMEELYDTSVDPDNVYNLIDDPRYQADVKRLSDALDVWQQENYDSALMPETELLQRAEQHGQTIYELVRDPALYDLKRYQELSALALKQQPANRPIFYCALGEADAALRYWGMVGLFLLQDDADIDLKLVREFLDDESHHVRAMAAWIVYRSGDRSAAQKCWNQLLANDSYASLKVLNMIDWIGDGIDPYREAIKACRYDHGGYVARMQKYFGVSDSKP is encoded by the coding sequence ATGAGATTTCTATTTGCGGTCATGCTGCTGGCGGGCGGAGCGGTGAGTGCGGCCGACCGGCCGAATATTCTTTGGTTGACCTGTGAAGACAACAACGTCAACTGGATCGGCTGCTATGGAAACCCGCATGCCGATACGCCCAATATCGATGCTCTGGCCGCTCAGGGCGTGCAGTACATGCACTGCTACGCCAACGCCCCGGTTTGTGCGCCCTCGCGGAGTACTTGGATTACCGGTGTGCATGCGCTGTCGATGGGCACCCATCCAATGCGCAGTCGATATCCGATTCCACATGACCAGATCAAGTATTACCCGGACCTTTTGAAGCAAGCGGGTTACTACGTCGGCAACGCGAAGAAGACGGACTACAACATCGGAGGCCGCAAGGACGGCGAGGCCTGGGACACGAACAAGCTAGATTGGAAAACGCTGAAACAGCAACAGCCCTTTTTCATGGTGGTCAACAATACCAAGTCGCACGAGTCGAAGGCCTTTGGCGATGTCGAGCACACCACGCACAGCCCCAACGATGTGCGGCTGGCCAAATACCACCCCGATGTTCCCGACATCCGCAAGAATTACGCCCATTACCACGACCAGATAAAAAAGATGGACGCCGACATCGGCAAGGCCTTGGCGGAACTGGAAGCCAGTGGGATGGCGGAAAACACCATCGTGATTCACAACTCCGACCACGGCGGCGTGCTGCCACGCAGCAAACGGTTCTTGTTCAACAGCGGCACCCATTGTCCTTTGATTATCCGCTTTCCGGAAAAATACAAACACCTGTCTCCTGCTGAGTCGGGAACGCAGGTTGACGATTTGGTCAGCTTCATCGACATGACCAAAACTTGGTTAAACATCTGCGGGGCCGAAACCCCGACCTACCTGCAAGGCAAAGTCTTTTTGGGACCCGATAAAGAAACGCGTGATTACCACGTCAGCTTTCGGGCTCGTATGGACGAACGTTGTGACAACGTTCGCGCCATTCGCGATCGCAAGTTTTTGTACATTCGAAACTACATGCCCTACGCGCCCTGGGGCCAGCACCTGAACTATCTGTGGAACATGCGAGCCACGCAGGCTTGGGAAAACCAATATCGAGAGGGCAAAACGGACCCCATCACCGGGCGCTTCTTCGGCACCAAGCCCATGGAAGAGCTGTACGATACGTCAGTCGATCCCGACAACGTCTACAATCTGATCGACGATCCCAGATACCAAGCGGATGTGAAACGGCTGAGCGACGCACTCGACGTTTGGCAACAGGAAAATTACGATTCCGCGCTGATGCCCGAGACGGAATTGCTGCAGCGGGCCGAGCAGCACGGGCAAACGATTTATGAACTGGTGCGAGACCCCGCGCTGTATGATTTGAAACGCTACCAAGAATTGTCTGCGTTGGCCCTCAAGCAACAACCGGCCAATCGCCCGATATTCTATTGCGCTCTGGGCGAAGCCGACGCGGCGCTGCGTTACTGGGGCATGGTCGGCCTATTTCTGCTGCAGGACGACGCCGATATCGATCTCAAGCTGGTGCGTGAATTCCTGGATGATGAATCACATCACGTCCGCGCTATGGCGGCCTGGATCGTGTACCGCAGCGGCGACCGCTCGGCGGCGCAGAAGTGTTGGAATCAGCTGCTGGCAAACGATTCGTATGCCTCGCTGAAAGTGCTGAATATGATCGACTGGATCGGCGACGGCATCGACCCCTACCGCGAGGCGATCAAAGCTTGTCGGTACGATCACGGCGGCTACGTCGCTCGGATGCAAAAGTATTTCGGGGTGTCCGATTCAAAGCCCTGA
- a CDS encoding metallophosphoesterase family protein: MRVAWLTDPHFNHARAAAWDAFIESLDGDMPEALLITGDISEGDDVVFQLSRLAGSFAGTIYFILGNHDFYQRSIATTRRQIVDACGSESRLIYLTNEFEIPLASDVGLVGDDGWGDAMVGDYENSPVRLADFQHIDDFRNAPPEGWKSQLQELGQQAADRLRPKLEQALERFATVVVATHVPPFREACWYEGHTTDDLWAPFFVCGRIGELLLETARQYPTRRLLVFCGHTHHGGTAALTDNLTVVTGGAEYGAPRLTGLLEIDDNTCRWSFAS; encoded by the coding sequence ATGCGTGTAGCGTGGTTGACCGATCCACATTTCAACCACGCTCGCGCGGCCGCCTGGGATGCGTTCATCGAATCGCTCGACGGCGACATGCCGGAGGCCTTGCTGATTACCGGCGATATCTCTGAAGGCGACGACGTCGTGTTCCAGCTCAGTCGCTTGGCCGGTTCGTTTGCCGGGACGATCTATTTCATTCTCGGCAACCACGATTTTTACCAGCGCAGCATCGCCACCACCCGTCGCCAGATCGTCGATGCCTGTGGGAGCGAATCACGCCTGATCTACCTCACCAACGAATTCGAAATCCCGCTCGCGTCCGACGTGGGCCTAGTCGGCGACGATGGCTGGGGAGACGCCATGGTGGGTGACTACGAGAATTCACCGGTTCGGCTGGCCGATTTTCAACACATCGATGACTTCCGCAACGCTCCTCCAGAAGGTTGGAAATCACAACTGCAGGAGCTCGGACAACAGGCCGCCGACCGCTTGCGGCCCAAACTTGAACAAGCCCTAGAGCGTTTTGCGACCGTGGTCGTGGCCACCCATGTGCCGCCGTTTCGCGAAGCCTGTTGGTACGAAGGTCACACCACCGATGACTTGTGGGCGCCGTTTTTCGTCTGCGGCCGTATCGGTGAACTGCTGCTCGAAACCGCTCGGCAATATCCCACCCGTCGGTTGCTTGTGTTCTGCGGGCACACCCACCATGGTGGCACCGCGGCGCTGACCGACAACCTGACCGTGGTCACCGGTGGAGCCGAATATGGAGCCCCACGTTTGACCGGCCTGCTGGAGATTGACGATAACACCTGCCGCTGGAGCTTCGCCTCGTGA
- a CDS encoding GDP-mannose 4,6-dehydratase, translating into MITALITGITGQDGSYLTELLLDKGYQVHGLVRRHSSTKRRRLDHLFADPSIYGRRLHLHYADLDDPTTIRRVLTTVEPDELYHLAGQSHVGASFEIPESTCDTTAMGTLRLLEIIRDLPKRPRMLQTSSSEIFGRPDTTPQSEATPHRPVTPYGVAKTFATDMVRVYRESFDFFACNAICYNHESPRRGESFVTRKISRGVAAIARGETDHLTLGSLDARRDWGFAPEYVAGMWQMLQHDTPDDYVLATGRSHSLQDFLEAAFAVVDRDYRDHIRTDPRFVRPAEVHHLVGDPSKAVAELGWRAQTGLQELARIMVEHDLQHPSL; encoded by the coding sequence GTGATCACGGCACTAATCACCGGGATCACCGGCCAAGACGGCAGCTACCTGACCGAACTGTTGCTCGACAAGGGCTACCAAGTCCACGGCTTGGTACGCCGCCACAGCAGTACCAAACGCCGCCGCCTAGACCACCTGTTCGCCGATCCCAGCATCTATGGACGGCGACTGCACCTGCACTATGCGGACCTGGACGACCCCACCACGATCCGGCGTGTGCTGACCACCGTCGAACCGGACGAACTGTACCATCTGGCAGGGCAGAGCCACGTGGGGGCCAGTTTCGAGATCCCTGAATCGACCTGCGACACCACGGCCATGGGTACGCTGCGGTTGCTGGAAATCATTCGCGACCTGCCCAAGCGTCCGCGGATGCTGCAGACCAGCAGCAGCGAGATTTTTGGACGGCCCGACACCACCCCGCAAAGCGAAGCCACGCCGCACCGACCGGTGACCCCCTACGGCGTCGCCAAAACCTTTGCCACCGACATGGTTCGCGTGTACCGCGAGTCGTTCGACTTCTTTGCCTGCAACGCAATCTGCTACAACCACGAATCCCCGCGGCGCGGCGAAAGTTTCGTCACCCGCAAAATCTCCCGAGGCGTGGCCGCAATCGCTCGGGGTGAAACCGATCACCTGACCCTGGGCAGTCTGGACGCTCGCCGCGATTGGGGCTTCGCGCCGGAGTACGTCGCCGGGATGTGGCAGATGCTGCAGCACGACACACCCGATGACTACGTGCTGGCGACCGGCCGCAGCCATTCCTTGCAGGATTTCCTCGAAGCCGCGTTTGCCGTGGTGGACCGCGACTATCGGGACCACATTCGCACCGACCCCCGCTTCGTCCGCCCAGCCGAAGTCCATCACCTGGTCGGCGACCCTAGCAAAGCCGTCGCCGAGTTGGGCTGGCGTGCCCAAACCGGGCTCCAAGAACTGGCCCGGATTATGGTCGAACACGACCTCCAACACCCCAGCCTCTAA
- the rnc gene encoding ribonuclease III has product MTEPESQLTHNVDRANLIDTDATAPAADQQAKLTLCQQRIGYVFTDGELLLEALTHASGASTRLASNERLEFLGDAILGMVVCEWLYQEYPEASEGELTKVKSAVVSRQTCGQVARFMRLDECLIVGKGVIRNRSFPRSLISDVFESIVAAVYLDGGLDTVRRLIRQWLADPVREAVEGQGSNFKSALQQYAQKELASTPVYRLVTEAGPDHSKTFRVSAMIGEREFVPAWGRNKKEAEQRAAANALAELEDRDIPYGE; this is encoded by the coding sequence GTGACCGAGCCCGAATCGCAACTCACGCACAACGTCGATCGAGCCAATTTGATCGATACCGATGCGACTGCGCCCGCGGCCGACCAACAGGCCAAGCTGACGCTTTGTCAGCAGCGTATCGGTTATGTCTTTACCGACGGTGAGCTGCTGCTCGAAGCACTGACCCACGCCTCCGGTGCCTCGACGCGACTAGCCAGTAACGAACGTCTGGAATTCCTGGGAGACGCGATCTTGGGAATGGTCGTCTGTGAATGGTTGTACCAGGAGTATCCCGAAGCCAGCGAAGGCGAGCTGACGAAAGTCAAATCGGCGGTCGTCAGTCGTCAGACCTGTGGCCAAGTGGCTCGCTTCATGAGACTGGACGAGTGTTTGATCGTCGGCAAAGGTGTGATCCGCAACCGCAGTTTCCCCCGCTCGCTGATCAGCGACGTGTTCGAATCGATCGTCGCCGCGGTATACCTCGACGGCGGCTTGGACACCGTGCGCAGGCTGATCCGTCAGTGGCTCGCCGATCCGGTACGGGAAGCCGTCGAGGGCCAAGGCAGCAACTTCAAATCCGCCCTTCAGCAATACGCCCAGAAAGAGCTGGCCAGTACGCCTGTCTACCGGTTGGTCACCGAAGCCGGCCCGGACCACAGCAAAACCTTCCGTGTCTCGGCCATGATTGGCGAACGCGAATTCGTGCCAGCTTGGGGGCGCAATAAGAAGGAAGCCGAACAGCGGGCCGCCGCCAACGCCTTGGCCGAACTGGAAGACCGCGACATCCCTTACGGTGAGTAG
- the nusG gene encoding transcription termination/antitermination protein NusG: MPLLPSEPDMFPEDLLDTVAEDAPWWAIYTRSRQEKALMRQLQQAGIPFYGPVIERRYRSPAGRVRTSYTPLFSNYVFLQGDEEARYQAVCTGCVSRCVPVDDPARLVTDLRQVHALIMTKQPLSPEARIEPGDVVRIKNGQFAGFEGRVSRREHEVRLVIDVQFMNQGVSVALDDCQMEVVSKAPVE; the protein is encoded by the coding sequence ATGCCCCTGCTGCCGTCAGAGCCGGACATGTTTCCGGAGGACTTGTTGGACACGGTTGCCGAAGACGCACCCTGGTGGGCGATTTACACTCGCTCACGTCAGGAAAAAGCTTTGATGCGGCAGCTGCAACAGGCGGGTATCCCTTTCTACGGGCCGGTGATCGAGCGCCGCTACCGTTCGCCCGCCGGGCGGGTGCGGACCTCATACACGCCCTTATTTTCCAATTACGTGTTTCTGCAGGGCGATGAAGAAGCGCGTTATCAGGCCGTCTGTACGGGCTGTGTGTCGCGCTGTGTTCCGGTCGACGACCCGGCTCGTTTGGTTACTGATCTGCGGCAGGTACATGCTTTAATCATGACCAAGCAACCGTTGTCGCCCGAGGCGCGGATTGAACCGGGAGATGTCGTGCGGATCAAGAATGGCCAGTTCGCCGGCTTTGAGGGCCGGGTTTCGCGACGCGAGCACGAGGTGCGGTTAGTGATCGACGTTCAGTTTATGAACCAGGGCGTCTCGGTGGCGTTGGACGACTGCCAGATGGAAGTGGTCAGCAAGGCGCCGGTGGAATAA
- a CDS encoding SDR family oxidoreductase: MTDLQGKNVAITGGGTGIGAGIATALAAAGCRVLVGGRRQEPLDALAAAVEGDLQGHVLDVADRDSVKRFFEHAHQHLGEIDVLVNSAGVNIVNRSMATMEPDDWDRVLQINASGAYYCMQQVLPAMRRRRDGVVVNISSIAGKRAIALGGVVYCASKFAMTAMGTAVANEVREEGVRITNVYPGEVNTPILDNRPAPVSQEHKDSILQPEDIASLVVAICRLPPRAHVPEIVIKPTKQEWV, from the coding sequence ATGACTGATCTACAAGGAAAAAACGTCGCCATCACCGGTGGGGGCACGGGAATCGGAGCCGGTATTGCCACGGCCCTAGCCGCCGCCGGGTGCCGCGTGTTGGTCGGAGGCCGCCGCCAAGAACCGCTTGATGCCCTGGCCGCCGCCGTCGAGGGAGACCTGCAGGGGCACGTGTTGGATGTGGCCGACCGCGACAGTGTGAAGCGGTTTTTTGAGCATGCCCATCAGCATCTCGGCGAGATCGATGTCCTGGTCAACAGCGCGGGCGTGAATATCGTCAACCGTTCGATGGCCACCATGGAACCCGATGATTGGGACCGCGTGCTGCAGATCAATGCCTCGGGGGCCTATTACTGTATGCAGCAGGTGCTACCGGCGATGCGTCGTCGCCGGGACGGGGTGGTCGTAAATATTTCCTCGATCGCCGGCAAGCGGGCCATCGCTCTAGGGGGCGTGGTGTACTGCGCCTCCAAATTTGCCATGACCGCGATGGGCACTGCCGTGGCCAACGAAGTTCGCGAAGAGGGCGTGCGGATCACCAATGTCTATCCGGGCGAGGTGAACACCCCGATTCTGGACAACCGTCCGGCTCCGGTATCGCAAGAGCACAAAGATTCGATCCTGCAACCCGAAGATATCGCGTCCTTGGTCGTGGCCATCTGCCGCTTGCCGCCTCGAGCTCATGTGCCCGAAATTGTGATCAAGCCGACCAAACAGGAGTGGGTCTAG
- a CDS encoding GumC family protein, whose translation MLRDTPDGTPTLASPSSPNYFRMLWQRKLLLILGVAVGAGVGWWQNSTQPPVYRSSAKFQLVQPHANQIPVQGVGTAVFAESGSEQTLVMRSETVLERAAELGKLHELTPFAGMSAKEIGARLAASGAFSVKPLGQTVYEISYTSNTQETPLRVLQAIKDAYAEHLIEQQSTVGKEALDLINQARGGVLNRLQELEADFDEFKRNTALVYREGELASIHRDYADRYLRQRQDLVVQQTQLSSKLKAAETAFKAGESTEAVLLLLDSNANQIIPTEATAQNNEPSVIVVEGEKTPVSTTPELTPQPAALSRAESLRTGTLYPLQLQEQELLKTVGENHPTVKKLQAQIRSMQSQIERMETSEREYALKVQQLVERQNALHEQQQADQTPEDLEAIAEQRRREHVRLLVLAMKQQMKLLAHEIEVVTEAYKNETDAMFEERAAEIEHDRLTREIARQQQLYDRIVARLDEVSITAESEGVRIVPLESPKRGSKLTAMQSRSILLGGILGFGAMAGLSLLLGISDKSYQSAEEIAEHLKSPVIGHIPFISKGKFRSKLAPKEGSHLDHSLITFHHPKNPNSEAFKSIRTALFFSSQGGARKVLQVTSSAPAEGKSTIAANIAISIAQSGKNVLLVDADLRRPKVDKLLGVHTEKGLAWALEMLPSSNDGSVGFDVIADAVHDTEVANLSVVAGGKKPENPAELLSSGSLDVFIGLVKDKFDIIIVDSPPMLAVTDPSNIVPRVDGVIMVVRLGKQTRPRSAQAIRMLETLNADIIGVVVNAVGSADAGQYGRYGSREGYNNSNYYREGYGYSYGNTVGAEYEEYYDEHEDDEVLAGK comes from the coding sequence ATGCTTCGTGACACCCCAGACGGCACTCCTACGCTTGCGTCTCCCAGTTCGCCCAACTATTTCCGGATGCTCTGGCAGCGAAAACTGTTGTTGATCTTGGGTGTGGCGGTCGGCGCCGGCGTGGGCTGGTGGCAGAACTCGACCCAACCGCCGGTGTACAGGTCCTCAGCGAAGTTTCAGCTGGTGCAGCCTCATGCCAATCAAATTCCGGTGCAAGGTGTGGGCACGGCGGTGTTTGCCGAATCCGGCAGTGAACAGACTTTGGTGATGCGCAGCGAAACCGTGTTGGAGCGTGCCGCCGAACTGGGAAAGCTGCATGAATTGACTCCCTTCGCCGGCATGTCCGCCAAGGAAATCGGCGCCCGCCTGGCCGCCAGCGGTGCCTTCTCGGTCAAACCACTGGGGCAGACGGTCTACGAAATCAGCTACACCAGCAACACACAAGAAACTCCACTGCGGGTGCTGCAAGCCATCAAAGACGCCTATGCGGAACATTTGATAGAACAGCAAAGTACGGTTGGAAAAGAAGCCCTGGACCTGATCAACCAAGCTCGCGGCGGAGTGCTCAATCGCCTCCAGGAACTCGAAGCCGATTTCGACGAGTTCAAACGGAACACCGCATTGGTCTACCGCGAAGGCGAGCTGGCCAGCATCCATCGCGACTACGCCGACCGCTACTTGCGGCAACGGCAGGATCTGGTCGTCCAACAGACGCAGTTGTCCAGCAAGCTGAAAGCCGCCGAAACGGCATTCAAGGCGGGCGAGAGCACCGAAGCGGTGCTGCTGTTGCTGGACAGCAACGCGAATCAAATCATTCCCACCGAGGCCACCGCACAGAACAACGAACCCTCGGTGATTGTGGTGGAGGGAGAGAAAACCCCGGTAAGTACCACCCCCGAACTGACGCCCCAACCGGCCGCCTTGTCGCGAGCCGAAAGCCTGCGGACCGGCACGCTATATCCGCTGCAACTGCAAGAACAGGAACTGCTGAAAACCGTCGGCGAGAATCACCCCACGGTAAAGAAGCTCCAAGCCCAGATCCGCTCCATGCAGTCTCAGATCGAACGCATGGAAACCTCCGAGCGAGAGTACGCCTTAAAGGTCCAGCAACTGGTCGAACGCCAAAACGCGCTTCATGAACAACAACAAGCCGACCAAACCCCAGAAGACCTGGAAGCGATCGCCGAGCAGCGACGCAGGGAACACGTCCGCTTGCTGGTCCTAGCCATGAAACAACAAATGAAACTGCTGGCGCATGAAATCGAAGTCGTCACCGAGGCCTACAAAAATGAAACCGATGCGATGTTTGAAGAGCGTGCCGCGGAGATCGAGCATGACCGGCTGACCCGCGAAATCGCTCGCCAACAACAGCTCTACGATCGGATCGTGGCGCGACTGGACGAAGTCAGCATCACAGCCGAATCGGAAGGCGTGCGGATCGTCCCGCTGGAATCGCCCAAGCGGGGCAGCAAACTGACGGCCATGCAGTCGCGGTCGATACTGCTCGGTGGCATCCTGGGCTTCGGAGCCATGGCGGGGCTGAGCCTGCTGCTGGGCATTAGCGACAAGTCCTACCAAAGCGCCGAAGAAATCGCCGAGCACCTCAAGAGCCCCGTGATCGGACACATCCCGTTTATCTCCAAAGGCAAGTTCCGCTCCAAATTGGCGCCAAAAGAAGGCTCCCACCTGGATCATTCCCTGATCACTTTCCACCATCCCAAAAACCCCAACTCCGAAGCCTTCAAGTCCATTCGCACGGCCCTGTTTTTCAGCTCCCAGGGCGGGGCTCGAAAGGTCCTGCAGGTAACCAGTTCGGCCCCCGCCGAAGGCAAATCCACGATCGCCGCCAACATCGCGATTTCGATCGCTCAATCCGGCAAGAACGTACTGTTGGTCGATGCCGACCTGAGGCGTCCCAAGGTCGACAAATTACTGGGCGTTCATACCGAAAAAGGGCTCGCCTGGGCCCTCGAAATGCTGCCCAGCAGCAATGATGGCAGCGTCGGCTTTGACGTCATCGCCGACGCTGTCCACGACACTGAAGTGGCCAACCTGTCGGTCGTCGCCGGCGGCAAGAAACCCGAAAACCCCGCCGAACTGCTGTCCTCCGGCAGCCTGGATGTGTTTATCGGATTGGTGAAAGATAAATTCGATATCATCATCGTCGACTCGCCGCCGATGCTGGCCGTCACGGACCCCAGCAACATCGTGCCACGTGTCGATGGTGTGATCATGGTGGTCCGCCTGGGCAAACAGACCCGCCCCCGCTCCGCGCAAGCCATCCGTATGCTGGAGACGCTTAACGCCGATATCATCGGAGTCGTGGTCAACGCCGTGGGCAGTGCCGACGCCGGACAGTACGGTCGCTACGGTAGCCGTGAGGGCTATAACAACAGCAACTACTACCGCGAAGGCTACGGCTACTCCTACGGCAATACCGTAGGAGCCGAGTACGAGGAGTACTACGACGAGCACGAGGACGACGAGGTGCTGGCCGGGAAGTAG
- a CDS encoding thioredoxin family protein, whose amino-acid sequence MCRFSARDTGKPLLVVLRCIPCEECVKLDDDLVDQNPKLRPLLGQSSVGEERATAPLQKP is encoded by the coding sequence GTGTGTCGTTTTTCTGCTCGCGATACCGGCAAGCCGCTACTGGTGGTGTTGCGGTGCATCCCCTGTGAGGAATGCGTGAAATTGGATGATGATCTGGTGGATCAAAATCCGAAACTTCGACCGTTGTTGGGACAGTCGAGCGTCGGCGAGGAGAGGGCGACCGCGCCGCTGCAAAAACCATAA